In the genome of Mytilus edulis chromosome 3, xbMytEdul2.2, whole genome shotgun sequence, one region contains:
- the LOC139517294 gene encoding RING finger protein 145-like isoform X2 gives MALFRNINWESIIALSIRVLFLGFLDIIFRFSYQYLGWVSYIVRCLGLLTLLIVTGLPNRSLLTVFRIMLGTSNIIIAWIITSLFIQCGETSEYPVHILIILKLVQISLVLFYYWFNEVNTLYRFAVYVYLFFIGGTILKISPDWIFNVLAIVTTLSLVLLCLHVLENGILTPEQERRIDLYLQRLDGFDLDDVINVFHRNDFCTYLIVLCTVCLINNWFVVDITSNQDFNPTKLVIYTTLGMCCCSVISIIAFSTISIVISKHLFKFCIFIVKGKYESTQEEVGLHILNILNVYLCTIDMVVFDMQPLDRGIFLISRIVFLVLCSTELCSIIVEVSSKEVAATPASEFNTLRVMGVHIAFSIGYVALLYELLVQYSMNDLGIFLSTAFFVCNLLRTFASLILFCLYKLDETRQDFWENFDDVIFYARMTFSTIQIVILLPTACVGVWTVFYGFYTWFDLYRLLILWLVNVFSGIYVLFETIRQRKRVLAYTTILKDASLSQLNRDDCSICLHEMMKGKVTRCGHVFHEICIRKWLNTRLVCPMCNTSIVIHVQ, from the coding sequence gACTCTTAACTCTTTTGATTGTTACTGGATTACCAAATAGGAGTTTGCTGACAGTCTTCAGGATTATGTTGGGAACTTCTAATATAATTATAGCATGGATTATAACATCGTTGTTTATACAGTGTGGAGAAACGTCAGAATACCCTGTGCATATTTTAATCATTCTAAAATTAGTGCAGATTAGTTTAGTTCTGTTTTATTATTGGTTTAATGAAGTTAACACACTCTATCGGTTTGCAGTGTATGTTTACCTCTTTTTCATCGGAGGAACGATATTAAAAATTTCTCCTGATTGGATTTTCAACGTCCTAGCTATAGTCACAACTTTAAGTCTTGTTTTGTTATGCCTTCATGTGCTTGAGAATGGAATCTTGACTCCTGAACAGGAAAGGCGTATAGATTTATATCTCCAACGTTTGGATGGATTTGACTTGGATGACGTTATAAACGTATTCCATAGAAATGATTTTTGTACATATTTAATAGTTCTATGTACTGTATGTCTAATTAACAACTGGTTCGTTGTAGACATTACTAGTAATCAAGATTTCAACCCAACTAAATTGGTGATTTATACTACACTCGGTATGTGTTGTTGTTCTGTTATCTCCATTATCGCATTTTCTACAATTTCAATtgttatttcaaaacatttgtttaaGTTCTGCATTTTCATTGTTAAAGGAAAATATGAATCCACACAAGAAGAGGTCGGGTTACATATATTGAATATCTTAAACGTATATTTATGTACAATAGACATGGTCGTCTTTGACATGCAGCCACTAGATCGTGGTATCTTTTTGATCAGCAGAATTGTATTTCTTGTACTTTGTTCTACAGAATTGTGTTCAATCATTGTAGAAGTGTCGAGTAAGGAAGTGGCAGCAACACCAGCATCAGAATTCAATACCCTTAGAGTTATGGGCGTGCATATTGCATTTAGTATTGGATATGTGGCACTACTATATGAACTTCTAGTCCAGTACTCCATGAATGATTTGGGCATTTTTCTTTCAACAGCTTTTTTCGTTTGTAATTTACTAAGAACATTTGCCTCgcttattttattttgtctctATAAACTTGATGAAACTCGTCAGGATTTTTGGGAAAACTTTGACGATGTGATATTTTACGCACGTATGACTTTTTCAACGATTCAAATAGTAATTTTATTGCCAACCGCTTGCGTTGGTGTTTGGACAGTATTTTATGGATTCTACACATGGTTTGATTTATATCGATTATTAATATTGTGGCTGGTCAATGTATTCTCCGGTATATACGTTTTATTTGAAACTATTCGACAGAGGAAAAGGGTCTTGGCGTATACTACTATATTAAAAGATGCATCACTTTCTCAACTAAACAGGGATGACTGCAGTATTTGTTTGCATGAAATGATGAAAGGAAAAGTAACTCGCTGCGGTCATGTGTTTCACGAGATATGCATACGAAAGTGGTTGAATACGAGACTGGTGTGTCCAATGTGTAACACGTcaattgtaatacatgtacaataa
- the LOC139517294 gene encoding RING finger protein 145-like isoform X1, with protein MATLRNINWESIIALSIRVLFLGFLDIIFRFSYQYLGWVSYIVRCLGLLTLLIVTGLPNRSLLTVFRIMLGTSNIIIAWIITSLFIQCGETSEYPVHILIILKLVQISLVLFYYWFNEVNTLYRFAVYVYLFFIGGTILKISPDWIFNVLAIVTTLSLVLLCLHVLENGILTPEQERRIDLYLQRLDGFDLDDVINVFHRNDFCTYLIVLCTVCLINNWFVVDITSNQDFNPTKLVIYTTLGMCCCSVISIIAFSTISIVISKHLFKFCIFIVKGKYESTQEEVGLHILNILNVYLCTIDMVVFDMQPLDRGIFLISRIVFLVLCSTELCSIIVEVSSKEVAATPASEFNTLRVMGVHIAFSIGYVALLYELLVQYSMNDLGIFLSTAFFVCNLLRTFASLILFCLYKLDETRQDFWENFDDVIFYARMTFSTIQIVILLPTACVGVWTVFYGFYTWFDLYRLLILWLVNVFSGIYVLFETIRQRKRVLAYTTILKDASLSQLNRDDCSICLHEMMKGKVTRCGHVFHEICIRKWLNTRLVCPMCNTSIVIHVQ; from the coding sequence gACTCTTAACTCTTTTGATTGTTACTGGATTACCAAATAGGAGTTTGCTGACAGTCTTCAGGATTATGTTGGGAACTTCTAATATAATTATAGCATGGATTATAACATCGTTGTTTATACAGTGTGGAGAAACGTCAGAATACCCTGTGCATATTTTAATCATTCTAAAATTAGTGCAGATTAGTTTAGTTCTGTTTTATTATTGGTTTAATGAAGTTAACACACTCTATCGGTTTGCAGTGTATGTTTACCTCTTTTTCATCGGAGGAACGATATTAAAAATTTCTCCTGATTGGATTTTCAACGTCCTAGCTATAGTCACAACTTTAAGTCTTGTTTTGTTATGCCTTCATGTGCTTGAGAATGGAATCTTGACTCCTGAACAGGAAAGGCGTATAGATTTATATCTCCAACGTTTGGATGGATTTGACTTGGATGACGTTATAAACGTATTCCATAGAAATGATTTTTGTACATATTTAATAGTTCTATGTACTGTATGTCTAATTAACAACTGGTTCGTTGTAGACATTACTAGTAATCAAGATTTCAACCCAACTAAATTGGTGATTTATACTACACTCGGTATGTGTTGTTGTTCTGTTATCTCCATTATCGCATTTTCTACAATTTCAATtgttatttcaaaacatttgtttaaGTTCTGCATTTTCATTGTTAAAGGAAAATATGAATCCACACAAGAAGAGGTCGGGTTACATATATTGAATATCTTAAACGTATATTTATGTACAATAGACATGGTCGTCTTTGACATGCAGCCACTAGATCGTGGTATCTTTTTGATCAGCAGAATTGTATTTCTTGTACTTTGTTCTACAGAATTGTGTTCAATCATTGTAGAAGTGTCGAGTAAGGAAGTGGCAGCAACACCAGCATCAGAATTCAATACCCTTAGAGTTATGGGCGTGCATATTGCATTTAGTATTGGATATGTGGCACTACTATATGAACTTCTAGTCCAGTACTCCATGAATGATTTGGGCATTTTTCTTTCAACAGCTTTTTTCGTTTGTAATTTACTAAGAACATTTGCCTCgcttattttattttgtctctATAAACTTGATGAAACTCGTCAGGATTTTTGGGAAAACTTTGACGATGTGATATTTTACGCACGTATGACTTTTTCAACGATTCAAATAGTAATTTTATTGCCAACCGCTTGCGTTGGTGTTTGGACAGTATTTTATGGATTCTACACATGGTTTGATTTATATCGATTATTAATATTGTGGCTGGTCAATGTATTCTCCGGTATATACGTTTTATTTGAAACTATTCGACAGAGGAAAAGGGTCTTGGCGTATACTACTATATTAAAAGATGCATCACTTTCTCAACTAAACAGGGATGACTGCAGTATTTGTTTGCATGAAATGATGAAAGGAAAAGTAACTCGCTGCGGTCATGTGTTTCACGAGATATGCATACGAAAGTGGTTGAATACGAGACTGGTGTGTCCAATGTGTAACACGTcaattgtaatacatgtacaataa